CAGGTACTGTTTTTGTCGAAGGCCTGGTTTATCACCGGAACAAATGGTTCCTGTATTACGGATGTGCAGATTCCCGTGTTGCAGTAGTAACATGTGATAAGAAAATCGATTGAGATCTTTTAATCGTTGAATATGGTCATGTTGCTGAGAAAATATCTTTTGGCTGTTATACTGTCCGTATTATTTTCTACACTTTTCGCCCAAACAGCCATTCCTCCGTTTAAAAAAGGGGAACGCGTGCTATTTGTTGGAAACAGTATTACCCATGGCGGACATTATCATTCATTCATCTGGTTGTATTATATTACCCGTTTTCCCGGTACAGCCGTAACAATCATGAATGGCGGCATTGGAGGAGATTCCGCCTGGGATATCGAAAAGCGCATGGATGAAGATATTTTGAGTAAGCAGCCAACTTATGTAACCCTGACTTTCGGAATGAATGATGTGGGATACTTCGAGTTTCTATGGGATGATGCCGAAGAACATGCCCGTCAGAAAATCGAAAGATCGTACAACTGCTATAAAAATATTGAAAGGAAATTGCTCGATGATAAGAGAATGACCAAAGTACTCATTGGCGGTTCCCCATACGATGAAACATCCAAAATTGAAAATCAGGTTTTCCCGAAGAAAAATGATGCTATATTGAAAATTGTGGATTTTCAGGAAGAAGCTGCCCAAAAGAACGGATGGGGATTTGTTGACTTTAATCGTCCGATGCTTGAGATCAACCGGCGTGAACAGCAGAAAGACCCTCTGTTTGCTTTATGCGGAGGAGACCGGATTCACCCTGATAATGACGGACACATGGTGATGGCTTATCTATTCCTCACAGCTCAGGGACTGGCAGGAAAGAAAGTTGCAGAGGTGGATATCGATGCATCAAAAAGTAAGGTGAATATTTCTGAAAATTGTACTGTTTCTAAAATAAAAAAAACGACATCAGGTATTGAATTCATTTATCTGGCGAAGGCTTTGCCTTATCCTATTGACTCAATCGCAAGAGGCTGGGGTAGTAAAAGATCTCAGGCCGATGCATTGACCCTTGTCCCTTTTACAGAAATGTTCAATCAGGAGATATTACGGGTAAAATATCTGCCCGGCGGCATGTATGAACTTAGGATTGATGATCAGTCCATAGTGATGGTTTCATCCGGAGAGTTGTCGGAAGGGATAAATCTTGCGGATATGGAAAGAACGCCCCAGTACCAGCAGGCTTCGGTAATCATGCATCTGAACGAGGAGCGTTTTGATATTGAGAAGCGGTTTCGTGATTATGCCTGGATGGAATTCTCGTTTCTCCAGGGGAAAGGAATGTTGTTCGCCAATAACATGGCGGCC
This portion of the Bacteroidales bacterium genome encodes:
- a CDS encoding SGNH/GDSL hydrolase family protein; the encoded protein is MLLRKYLLAVILSVLFSTLFAQTAIPPFKKGERVLFVGNSITHGGHYHSFIWLYYITRFPGTAVTIMNGGIGGDSAWDIEKRMDEDILSKQPTYVTLTFGMNDVGYFEFLWDDAEEHARQKIERSYNCYKNIERKLLDDKRMTKVLIGGSPYDETSKIENQVFPKKNDAILKIVDFQEEAAQKNGWGFVDFNRPMLEINRREQQKDPLFALCGGDRIHPDNDGHMVMAYLFLTAQGLAGKKVAEVDIDASKSKVNISENCTVSKIKKTTSGIEFIYLAKALPYPIDSIARGWGSKRSQADALTLVPFTEMFNQEILRVKYLPGGMYELRIDDQSIVMVSSGELSEGINLADMERTPQYQQASVIMHLNEERFDIEKRFRDYAWMEFSFLQGKGMLFANNMAAVDTIRSNWDNGFVRGNFGIYSKAQYPEIRKMWQGQMDEIV